From one Amycolatopsis sp. FDAARGOS 1241 genomic stretch:
- a CDS encoding IS5 family transposase (programmed frameshift): MSQRLVPDDLWALVEPLVPPAKERPQGGGRARTDPRAVFTAIVFVLTSGCAWRHLPPSFGVSVPTAHRTFTEWTEAGLWRQLHQAVLDELGGRGLIDWSRAVLDGASVRAKKGGGLTGPSPVDRGKPGSKIHVLSDGAGLPLTVAISAANTHDSHALRPLVNALPPIRSRRGPRRRKPAKLHADKAYDIRALRAWLRQRGIVPRIARKGIESAEKLGKHRWVIERSIAWLTGYRRLTIRYERKAGHYLAFLTLAATITCHKKLAK, from the exons CTGTCGCAACGGCTGGTGCCCGATGACTTGTGGGCGTTGGTGGAACCGCTGGTCCCGCCGGCAAAGGAGCGTCCGCAGGGTGGTGGTCGTGCGCGGACTGATCCGCGGGCGGTGTTCACGGCGATCGTGTTCGTGTTGACCAGTGGTTGTGCGTGGCGGCACCTGCCGCCCTCGTTCGGGGTATCGGTGCCCACGGCGCACCGGACGTTCACCGAATGGACCGAGGCCGGGCTGTGGCGGCAGTTGCATCAGGCAGTGCTGGACGAACTGGGCGGCCGGGGTTTGATCGACTGGTCTCGCGCGGTCCTCGACGGAGCATCCGTCAGGGCCA AAAAGGGGGGCGGTCTGACCGGTCCGAGCCCGGTCGACCGCGGCAAACCGGGCTCGAAGATCCACGTACTGTCCGACGGGGCCGGGCTGCCCCTGACCGTCGCGATCTCCGCGGCCAACACTCACGACAGCCACGCGCTCAGACCTCTGGTCAACGCGCTGCCGCCGATCCGATCGCGCCGCGGACCGCGGCGCCGGAAACCGGCCAAACTCCACGCCGACAAGGCCTACGACATCCGCGCCCTGCGCGCCTGGCTGCGCCAGCGCGGGATCGTCCCGCGCATCGCCCGCAAGGGCATCGAATCCGCCGAGAAACTCGGCAAACACCGGTGGGTGATCGAACGGTCCATCGCCTGGCTGACCGGCTACCGGCGACTGACCATCCGCTACGAACGCAAAGCCGGCCACTACCTCGCCTTCCTCACCCTCGCCGCCACCATCACCTGCCACAAGAAACTCGCCAAATGA
- a CDS encoding RHS repeat-associated core domain-containing protein: MNAAGQLVEESDPLGNSRSYAWGPDDLLRYQVDELGRVTSYSYDGNNALTAVTRPDGSVVRISTDLAGEVVLQTVGDGLTASAVIKSELAADRFAGLPGVSLPFTSSSKVGPLDDEPVTTPNVRPGDRDLFGRPRTVHTASGATVRLAWTPEGQRTSRVSPTGHLDRWVFDAEGRAVEHHDAAGAVTFRTHGPFGLVTADIDAAGARTTYSYDKELRLVAVTNPQELTWHYAYDPAGRLIKETDFDGRTLTYTYDPAGQLLRMTNGLGEATEYLYDLLGNVVQQRTQSGVTSYSYDPLGRLTEAVYGESVLRIVRDERGRVIEETVNGAGLHWIYEERGVRRRTPSGLESEWKYDYAGSPTSIQIANYAVSFKHDEAGREISRALNGEILLRQRFGEEDQLEEQVVSGVGRRTYAYRPDGRLAAVEDSTTGPLRFGFDNAGRVSDARGPDTTELFTYNSAGNIVSERTPSATGPRIYRNNTLMQTAGARYSHDRQGRVTRCLRAGPSGAQEWRYTWDTLDRMIALDAPDGSRWTYVYDALGRRFLKQHWKRSQDGQYTKTSETWFIWSGADLAEQIELHSDGFCRVLTWERHPADGRPVVQVEQSDTHPFKFYNVITSPVGTPTELLDEDGTLALKLRTSFWGERPPSDGTTVSMPLAFPGQYRDDESGLHYNVYRYYDPAVSRYLTQDPLGLRPGPNPVRYVPEPLIAADPLGLQGTCGAGGGADVTPQRPRGGDDAAKLEPSAKKPDGTPGGNKPEEKTDFSYADFSKYAKNSHKLNELGAGGPNRSWFWSGGFFKEDGTYSHSVMDQAGQLANKHGGTTLEAATENHPKIRMPVGRNNTDPKATNAEIEKNDPMRGTIWREASEGFARNAEGDAHVVFGPSRRQKNVFDMSEFPALRHNPKVDRIWAHDAQTGATDLLWERKTDRPGPND, encoded by the coding sequence ATGAATGCCGCCGGCCAGCTTGTTGAAGAATCAGACCCGCTTGGAAACTCCCGTTCGTACGCATGGGGCCCTGATGATCTGTTGCGCTATCAGGTCGACGAACTAGGACGTGTGACTTCCTACAGCTACGATGGCAACAACGCGCTTACAGCAGTGACACGGCCGGACGGCTCCGTCGTGCGCATCTCAACTGACCTGGCGGGTGAGGTGGTGCTGCAGACGGTCGGCGATGGCCTGACGGCTAGCGCGGTCATCAAGTCTGAGCTGGCCGCAGATCGCTTCGCTGGCTTGCCAGGCGTTTCCTTGCCGTTCACCTCGAGTAGCAAAGTCGGCCCGCTCGACGATGAGCCCGTCACCACGCCGAATGTTCGCCCTGGAGACCGAGACCTGTTTGGCCGTCCGAGAACCGTGCACACAGCCTCCGGGGCAACGGTCCGGCTTGCGTGGACGCCCGAAGGTCAGCGCACCTCGCGGGTCAGCCCCACTGGTCACCTCGATCGATGGGTATTCGACGCAGAGGGCCGCGCGGTCGAGCACCACGACGCCGCAGGGGCAGTGACGTTCCGAACCCACGGCCCCTTCGGACTTGTCACGGCGGACATCGATGCAGCGGGGGCACGCACGACCTACAGCTACGATAAAGAGCTGCGGTTAGTCGCCGTGACCAATCCGCAAGAGCTGACGTGGCATTATGCATACGACCCCGCGGGCCGCTTGATCAAGGAGACGGACTTCGACGGCCGCACGTTGACTTACACATATGATCCTGCTGGGCAGTTGTTGCGGATGACAAACGGATTGGGCGAGGCCACCGAGTACCTATACGACCTACTCGGCAACGTTGTCCAGCAGCGCACGCAAAGCGGAGTGACCAGTTACTCCTATGACCCGTTGGGGCGACTAACCGAAGCTGTGTACGGTGAATCGGTGTTACGGATCGTTCGAGACGAACGAGGACGCGTCATCGAGGAAACGGTTAACGGAGCCGGACTGCACTGGATCTACGAGGAGAGAGGGGTTCGCCGCCGCACCCCTTCTGGGCTCGAAAGCGAGTGGAAATACGATTATGCTGGTTCTCCGACGTCCATACAAATCGCAAACTATGCAGTGAGTTTCAAGCACGATGAAGCTGGGCGTGAAATCAGTCGGGCTCTGAACGGCGAGATCCTCTTACGGCAACGATTCGGTGAAGAGGACCAGCTTGAGGAGCAGGTGGTGAGCGGGGTGGGCAGGCGTACCTATGCCTATCGCCCTGATGGCCGGCTCGCTGCGGTCGAGGACTCGACGACTGGCCCGCTGCGGTTCGGATTCGACAACGCCGGCCGTGTCAGTGACGCACGTGGACCAGACACTACTGAACTCTTCACGTACAACTCCGCTGGCAACATTGTGTCAGAAAGGACACCGTCGGCGACAGGGCCGCGCATATACAGGAACAACACCTTGATGCAAACGGCGGGAGCGCGCTACAGCCACGATCGACAAGGCCGGGTCACGCGTTGCCTGCGAGCTGGACCCTCAGGTGCTCAGGAATGGCGCTATACCTGGGACACACTAGACCGCATGATCGCCCTGGACGCGCCCGACGGCAGCCGTTGGACCTACGTCTACGACGCGCTCGGCAGGCGGTTTCTCAAGCAGCACTGGAAGCGGAGTCAGGACGGTCAGTACACAAAGACCAGTGAGACCTGGTTCATTTGGAGCGGCGCAGACCTAGCGGAGCAGATTGAGCTGCATAGTGACGGATTTTGCCGCGTACTCACCTGGGAGCGCCACCCAGCGGATGGGCGCCCCGTGGTCCAAGTCGAGCAGAGCGATACGCATCCGTTCAAGTTTTATAACGTCATCACATCGCCCGTTGGCACACCGACCGAGTTGCTGGACGAAGACGGTACTCTCGCCCTGAAGCTACGCACAAGCTTCTGGGGCGAAAGGCCACCATCAGACGGCACGACTGTGTCCATGCCTCTGGCATTCCCTGGGCAGTATCGCGACGACGAGAGTGGCCTGCATTACAACGTGTATCGATACTATGACCCGGCGGTCTCGCGATATCTCACCCAGGATCCCCTCGGGCTCCGACCAGGCCCCAACCCCGTACGCTACGTACCCGAGCCTCTGATAGCAGCCGACCCACTCGGACTGCAAGGCACGTGTGGCGCTGGCGGAGGTGCTGACGTAACGCCCCAACGTCCTCGTGGTGGCGACGACGCCGCAAAACTCGAGCCATCTGCGAAGAAGCCAGACGGGACCCCGGGCGGAAACAAGCCAGAAGAAAAGACCGATTTTTCGTATGCTGATTTTAGCAAATATGCGAAGAATTCGCATAAGTTGAATGAATTAGGGGCAGGTGGGCCAAATAGATCATGGTTCTGGTCTGGCGGTTTCTTCAAGGAAGATGGTACCTATTCGCATTCGGTAATGGATCAAGCCGGACAGCTGGCCAATAAGCATGGAGGAACCACCCTGGAAGCAGCGACTGAAAATCATCCAAAGATCCGCATGCCGGTTGGACGTAACAACACCGACCCAAAGGCCACGAATGCGGAAATCGAGAAGAATGACCCGATGCGCGGAACTATCTGGCGAGAGGCATCGGAAGGTTTCGCCCGAAATGCCGAAGGTGACGCGCATGTTGTATTCGGGCCTTCCCGACGTCAGAAAAACGTCTTCGACATGTCGGAGTTTCCCGCGCTCCGCCACAACCCAAAGGTAGACCGAATCTGGGCTCATGATGCCCAAACCGGGGCCACTGACCTACTCTGGGAACGCAAGACAGATCGACCGGGTCCGAATGATTGA
- a CDS encoding TetR/AcrR family transcriptional regulator, translating into MAPPRPAPSHRRGAAVRQAVLEATTQLLAAEGLAGARVADIAARAGVHETSVYRRWGTRNALILEALSDRLDAELPRPDTGSTREDLTAFFTDLAAFLATPTGRALARITLVQPDDTRFQQLLQQFWTARLDRIGAVIQRGIDRGELPRETNAELLLEALTGPLHLRILERNLPADRDYVRRLVDLLLAGVRSTTPPAERA; encoded by the coding sequence ATGGCACCACCCCGCCCGGCCCCCTCGCACCGTCGCGGCGCCGCCGTACGCCAAGCCGTCCTCGAAGCCACCACCCAACTCCTGGCCGCCGAGGGCCTGGCAGGTGCTCGCGTCGCCGACATCGCCGCCCGCGCCGGAGTCCATGAGACCTCCGTCTACCGCCGATGGGGCACCCGCAACGCCCTGATCCTCGAGGCCCTCTCCGATCGCCTGGACGCTGAGCTACCCCGCCCGGACACCGGCTCCACCCGCGAGGACCTGACGGCCTTCTTCACCGACCTCGCTGCCTTCCTCGCCACCCCCACCGGCCGGGCGCTGGCCCGAATCACCCTCGTCCAACCCGACGACACACGGTTTCAGCAACTGCTCCAGCAGTTCTGGACTGCCCGCCTCGACCGCATCGGCGCAGTCATCCAGCGCGGCATCGACCGGGGCGAACTCCCCCGCGAAACCAACGCGGAACTCCTGCTGGAGGCCCTGACCGGCCCGCTACACCTGCGCATCCTGGAACGCAATCTGCCGGCAGACCGCGACTACGTCCGCCGGCTCGTGGACCTCCTCCTGGCCGGAGTCCGCTCCACCACACCGCCCGCCGAACGCGCGTAG
- a CDS encoding carboxylesterase/lipase family protein, producing MAKTTDGVLRGRVEDGLTVFRGVRYATCERFGPPRRVPAWRGERDATVDGPIAPQRPSRLEPVMGAPEHHEQGEDCLNLTITTPGVDDRARPVLVWFHGGAWISGAGSLKWYGGHRLAREGDVVVVSVSYRLGVLGYLRAPGISEGNLGLADQLAALRWVHENIAAFGGDPDAVTVAGQSAGGHTVSCLLGMPAAEGLFRRAILQSAPGFDLIRARTAQHAAQRFLTRLGKDPRAASVPDILDAQSVVARAAAGRFGLKIISPFCPVAGVGPLPDEADWTSCLVNRAPKLDVIIGTTAREMSAFYTLNPTLRSLRRVPAVGPAIANTWERRASDAVCNRPTRRLAARLTDSGARVWAYRFDYAPPASPFGAAHCIELPFLLGTDADWATAPMLAGADPNDIETLGRHLRAAWLGFIRTGTPATEPPWPRFTADSPVVRHWRQ from the coding sequence ATGGCGAAGACCACCGATGGCGTGCTGCGCGGGCGGGTCGAGGACGGCCTGACCGTTTTCCGGGGTGTGCGCTATGCCACCTGCGAGCGGTTCGGCCCGCCCCGCCGGGTGCCCGCCTGGCGCGGGGAGCGCGACGCCACCGTCGACGGTCCGATCGCCCCGCAGCGCCCGTCCCGGCTGGAGCCCGTCATGGGTGCTCCGGAGCACCATGAACAGGGCGAGGACTGCCTGAACCTGACCATCACCACTCCTGGTGTCGACGATCGTGCCCGGCCGGTGCTGGTGTGGTTCCACGGCGGCGCTTGGATCTCGGGCGCCGGCTCGTTGAAGTGGTACGGCGGTCACCGGCTGGCCCGGGAAGGCGACGTGGTCGTCGTCTCGGTCAGCTACCGGCTGGGTGTGCTCGGTTATCTGCGTGCCCCGGGGATCTCCGAGGGCAACCTGGGCCTTGCCGACCAGCTCGCCGCGCTGAGGTGGGTGCACGAGAACATCGCCGCGTTCGGTGGTGACCCGGACGCGGTGACGGTGGCCGGCCAGTCCGCCGGTGGCCACACTGTGTCGTGCCTCCTGGGGATGCCCGCCGCCGAGGGCCTGTTCCGCCGGGCCATCCTCCAAAGTGCGCCAGGTTTCGACCTCATTAGGGCCCGCACCGCCCAGCATGCCGCCCAACGGTTCCTCACCCGGCTCGGTAAGGACCCGCGCGCCGCTTCGGTGCCCGACATCCTCGATGCCCAGAGCGTGGTCGCGCGCGCGGCCGCCGGCAGGTTCGGGCTGAAGATCATCTCCCCGTTCTGTCCCGTCGCCGGAGTCGGACCACTCCCGGACGAGGCGGACTGGACCAGCTGCCTCGTCAACCGCGCGCCCAAACTGGACGTCATCATCGGCACCACCGCCCGCGAGATGAGCGCCTTCTACACCTTGAATCCGACGCTGCGCAGCCTGCGCCGAGTCCCCGCCGTGGGACCAGCGATCGCCAACACCTGGGAACGCCGCGCGAGCGACGCCGTGTGCAACCGCCCCACCCGTCGTCTGGCCGCCCGCCTCACCGACAGCGGGGCACGCGTCTGGGCCTACCGCTTTGACTACGCCCCGCCCGCTTCCCCCTTCGGGGCCGCCCACTGCATCGAGCTGCCCTTCCTGCTCGGCACCGACGCCGACTGGGCCACCGCGCCGATGCTCGCCGGCGCGGACCCGAACGACATCGAGACACTGGGCCGACACCTGCGCGCCGCCTGGCTCGGCTTCATCCGCACCGGCACCCCGGCCACCGAGCCGCCCTGGCCACGATTCACCGCAGACTCACCCGTCGTCCGCCACTGGCGCCAATGA
- a CDS encoding alpha/beta hydrolase fold domain-containing protein: protein MIGALDLLVDEALEYANRLLRAAVPTELHVYAGASHGIGLAPGRVAASLDQELKAALTQAFTAPLPGS, encoded by the coding sequence ATGATCGGTGCCCTGGACCTGTTGGTGGACGAGGCCCTGGAGTACGCCAACCGACTGCTGCGGGCCGCGGTTCCCACCGAGCTCCACGTCTACGCCGGTGCGTCCCACGGCATTGGCCTCGCTCCCGGCCGCGTCGCCGCCAGCCTGGACCAAGAGCTGAAGGCCGCGCTGACGCAGGCGTTCACCGCCCCGCTCCCCGGGAGCTGA
- a CDS encoding helix-turn-helix domain-containing protein, whose product MQAQDPCQAREVLGIVGDKWALLIVRMLKDGPRRFTELKRAIDGISQRMLTVTLRDLERDGLLTRTVRNVMPPHVSYELTTMGQALREATAPLLEWAIMHLPHIDAARATYDNRETTGP is encoded by the coding sequence ATGCAGGCCCAGGACCCGTGTCAAGCCCGCGAGGTCCTCGGGATCGTCGGAGACAAGTGGGCGCTGCTGATCGTGCGCATGCTCAAGGACGGGCCGCGGCGCTTCACCGAGCTCAAGCGGGCCATCGACGGCATCAGCCAGCGCATGCTCACCGTGACGCTGCGCGACCTCGAACGCGACGGACTCCTGACGCGCACGGTCCGCAATGTCATGCCCCCGCACGTCAGCTACGAGCTGACCACGATGGGCCAGGCCCTGCGCGAGGCCACTGCGCCGCTGCTCGAGTGGGCCATCATGCACCTGCCACACATCGACGCCGCCCGCGCGACGTACGACAACCGCGAGACCACCGGGCCCTGA
- a CDS encoding alpha/beta fold hydrolase → MATFLLVHGAWHNGRSWDRVVPLLESAGHRALAPSLTGYGDKAHLLSPEVGLGTHIDDVAGLIDDECLEDVVLVGHSYAGMVISGVAHRIPRRIAHLVFLDAMVPDDGDTAVDVQPITQQLIDLAVNGWRVPPMPEQPPPLGLFGVTDPDDLAWLRSMLSDQPVRCLREPVRLDDPIARTIPRTHIHCLLGRPAGITRRPVPAGERVRELPTGHDCMITMPAELTGLLLEVAQSVLGE, encoded by the coding sequence ATGGCTACATTTCTGCTGGTACACGGCGCCTGGCACAACGGGCGAAGCTGGGACCGGGTGGTGCCGCTGCTGGAGTCGGCCGGGCACCGGGCGCTCGCGCCGTCGCTGACCGGTTACGGCGACAAGGCGCACCTGCTCAGCCCGGAGGTCGGGCTCGGCACCCACATCGATGACGTCGCCGGCCTGATCGACGACGAGTGTCTCGAGGACGTGGTGCTCGTCGGGCACAGCTACGCCGGGATGGTTATCTCGGGAGTTGCCCATCGGATCCCGAGGCGGATCGCGCACCTGGTGTTCCTCGACGCGATGGTCCCCGACGACGGCGACACCGCGGTCGACGTCCAGCCGATCACCCAACAGCTCATCGACCTCGCAGTGAACGGCTGGCGGGTACCGCCGATGCCGGAACAGCCGCCGCCGCTCGGCCTGTTCGGAGTCACCGATCCCGACGACCTCGCCTGGTTGCGCTCGATGCTCTCGGACCAGCCGGTGCGGTGCCTGCGGGAACCGGTCCGACTGGACGATCCCATCGCGCGCACGATTCCACGCACGCACATCCACTGCCTCTTGGGTCGGCCGGCGGGCATCACCCGTCGCCCCGTCCCAGCAGGCGAACGGGTACGGGAACTGCCCACCGGCCACGACTGCATGATCACCATGCCCGCCGAGCTCACCGGGCTGCTGCTCGAGGTGGCCCAGTCAGTTCTGGGCGAGTAA
- a CDS encoding serine protease, giving the protein MHRTRTALAITTACLVTAGAAPAVASADDSVAVVNFTPQERADALAYWTPQRMKQVGQDNDLGPTGPISQPWQGKPLGTIGRLFFVHGDNGLDSYCTATSVRSGNHDVVLTAGHCVWKPGAPDLSYPTMVFVPGYDQGDRPFGVFPVRTVLTPKDLTTDSHHDVAAVVVDPVGGKHVNDVAGAQPVAFDRQPGPRVTTFGYPDTHPQLGEELLSCTGNSTVDQRSSTPGDPQQLVPCDLDGGSSGGPWLADFDAATGSGTVVSVNSSLDPDQPNTMGGPVLGPVAETVYRQASAN; this is encoded by the coding sequence TTGCACAGGACCCGGACAGCACTGGCGATCACGACCGCGTGCCTGGTTACGGCGGGCGCCGCGCCCGCGGTGGCCTCGGCCGACGACAGCGTCGCGGTCGTGAACTTCACCCCGCAGGAACGCGCCGACGCCCTGGCGTACTGGACACCGCAGCGCATGAAGCAGGTCGGCCAGGACAACGACCTCGGGCCGACCGGGCCGATTTCCCAACCGTGGCAAGGAAAACCCTTGGGCACCATCGGCAGGCTCTTCTTCGTGCACGGCGACAACGGCCTGGACAGCTACTGCACCGCGACGTCGGTCCGCAGCGGGAACCACGACGTCGTGCTCACGGCCGGGCACTGTGTCTGGAAGCCCGGCGCACCCGATCTGTCGTACCCGACCATGGTGTTCGTGCCCGGCTACGACCAGGGCGACCGGCCGTTCGGGGTGTTCCCGGTGCGCACGGTGCTGACCCCGAAGGACCTGACCACCGACTCGCACCACGACGTGGCCGCCGTCGTCGTCGACCCCGTCGGCGGCAAGCACGTCAACGACGTGGCCGGCGCGCAGCCGGTGGCGTTCGACCGGCAGCCCGGACCGCGGGTCACGACGTTCGGCTACCCCGACACGCACCCGCAGCTCGGCGAGGAACTGCTGTCCTGCACGGGGAACAGCACGGTCGATCAGCGCAGCAGCACCCCCGGCGATCCGCAGCAGCTCGTGCCGTGTGATCTGGACGGCGGCTCGAGCGGCGGGCCGTGGCTCGCCGACTTCGACGCGGCCACCGGCTCGGGCACGGTCGTCTCGGTGAACAGCAGCCTCGACCCGGACCAGCCCAACACCATGGGCGGCCCGGTGCTGGGGCCCGTCGCGGAAACCGTGTACCGGCAGGCTTCGGCGAACTGA
- a CDS encoding TetR/AcrR family transcriptional regulator, producing the protein MAVSEASDAAETGRRDAVLESALLTFARHGYRKTSMEEVARTARISRPGLYFLFASKQDLFRMAVTRALERDLAAAEELLADTGKPLRERLIGAFDRWAGRYIGPISRDIPAVIEQNPDLLGPLALTAPKRFEELVVAAVGGEAAAGVAQTLISASVGLKHQVETREAYLGRMATAVGLLVP; encoded by the coding sequence ATGGCCGTTTCCGAAGCCTCGGACGCCGCCGAGACCGGTCGCCGTGACGCAGTGCTCGAGTCGGCGCTGCTGACGTTCGCCCGGCACGGGTACCGGAAGACCTCCATGGAGGAAGTCGCGCGCACGGCCCGGATCTCCCGGCCAGGGTTGTACTTCCTGTTCGCGTCCAAACAAGACCTGTTCCGCATGGCGGTCACCCGGGCGCTCGAGCGGGACCTCGCTGCGGCCGAGGAGCTCCTCGCCGACACCGGAAAGCCGTTGCGAGAGCGGCTGATCGGCGCGTTCGACCGGTGGGCCGGCCGCTACATCGGACCGATAAGCCGCGACATCCCGGCGGTCATCGAGCAGAACCCGGACCTACTCGGGCCGCTCGCTCTCACGGCCCCGAAGCGTTTCGAAGAACTCGTCGTCGCCGCGGTGGGCGGGGAGGCGGCAGCCGGTGTCGCGCAAACCTTGATCAGCGCGTCGGTCGGGTTGAAGCACCAGGTTGAGACTCGGGAGGCGTATCTCGGCCGCATGGCCACCGCGGTCGGCCTCCTCGTCCCCTGA
- a CDS encoding SDR family NAD(P)-dependent oxidoreductase, with protein MTARRLVTTPFTAASTADEVLAGVDLAGVRVIVTGASSGIGAETARALAVAGAEVTLAVRDTAAATAGPRSRVARLDLADRASVRRFVQEWDGPLHLLVNNAGIVTSGPAYTAEGWELQFATNHLGHFALASGLHAALARGAADRGEARIVSVSSTAHMRAGVDFTDLHFTRRVYDPQIAYAQSKTANSLFAVEATRRWAADGIFANTVNPGGVATGLQRNFTLAQKESLAAAEAAGIFTYKTVEQGAATSVVAAVAPQFAHTGGHYLDDAQEAYTVPDDAELADHPHGVKAWALDPATAEHLWRVSADLTRG; from the coding sequence ATGACCGCGCGGAGGCTCGTCACCACACCGTTCACCGCTGCCAGCACCGCGGACGAAGTGCTGGCGGGCGTCGACCTCGCCGGCGTCCGCGTGATCGTCACCGGGGCGTCTTCCGGGATCGGCGCGGAAACCGCTCGCGCGCTGGCCGTCGCGGGAGCCGAGGTGACCCTGGCAGTCCGCGACACTGCCGCCGCGACCGCGGGGCCCCGTTCGCGGGTCGCCCGGCTCGACCTCGCCGACCGGGCGTCCGTCCGCCGGTTCGTGCAGGAGTGGGATGGGCCCTTGCACCTCCTGGTGAACAACGCGGGCATCGTCACCAGCGGACCGGCCTACACCGCGGAGGGCTGGGAGCTGCAGTTCGCGACGAACCACCTCGGCCACTTCGCTCTGGCCAGTGGCCTGCACGCGGCGCTGGCCCGCGGCGCTGCGGATCGCGGCGAGGCGCGGATCGTCTCGGTCAGCTCGACCGCGCACATGCGCGCCGGCGTCGACTTCACTGACCTGCACTTCACGCGCCGCGTTTACGACCCCCAAATCGCCTACGCGCAATCGAAAACGGCGAACTCGCTGTTCGCGGTGGAAGCAACCCGCCGCTGGGCGGCCGACGGGATCTTCGCGAACACCGTCAACCCCGGGGGAGTCGCGACCGGACTGCAGCGGAACTTCACCCTGGCGCAGAAGGAATCCCTCGCCGCGGCCGAAGCTGCGGGCATCTTCACCTACAAGACGGTGGAGCAGGGAGCAGCGACGAGCGTCGTCGCAGCGGTCGCACCGCAGTTCGCCCACACGGGCGGCCACTACCTCGACGACGCGCAGGAGGCGTACACAGTGCCGGACGACGCCGAACTCGCCGACCACCCGCACGGGGTGAAGGCATGGGCCCTCGACCCGGCGACCGCGGAGCACCTCTGGAGAGTGTCGGCCGACCTGACCCGGGGCTGA
- a CDS encoding cyclopropane-fatty-acyl-phospholipid synthase family protein — translation MTIQESTARPVVRTAYERELQADWDNKTHDPINLLLGEEDGLYHHHFAVGGFDKSVLELPEPDREAAILAEMHRMESDQVELVLRGLAPLSPQARVMDGGSGRGGTSYLINRRFGSSVVGVNFCAHHIEFAERLGRERGWDKDVSFLFGNMTDTGMPAGSFDAVVTNETTMYIDLDEGFAEFARLLRPGGRYVCVTWCANDAVSTGSKAVDFIDRHYVCHIHRRSSYFRALAANNLVPSTVWDLTEQAIPYWQLRSHSNHRTGVEQAFLDGHQSGELNYLVIVADAVR, via the coding sequence ATGACCATCCAAGAGAGCACGGCACGCCCGGTGGTGCGCACCGCCTACGAGCGGGAGTTGCAGGCCGACTGGGACAACAAAACCCACGATCCGATCAACCTACTGCTCGGTGAGGAGGACGGCCTCTACCATCACCACTTCGCCGTCGGCGGGTTCGACAAATCGGTGCTCGAGCTGCCCGAACCCGACCGGGAGGCGGCCATCCTCGCCGAGATGCACCGGATGGAGTCCGACCAGGTCGAGCTCGTGCTGCGGGGGCTGGCACCGTTGTCACCCCAGGCCCGGGTGATGGACGGCGGGTCCGGGCGCGGCGGCACGTCCTACCTGATCAACCGGCGCTTCGGCAGCTCGGTGGTCGGGGTCAACTTCTGTGCCCACCACATCGAATTCGCCGAACGCCTCGGCCGCGAACGCGGCTGGGACAAAGACGTCTCGTTCCTCTTCGGCAACATGACCGACACCGGCATGCCGGCCGGATCGTTCGACGCTGTCGTCACCAACGAGACCACGATGTACATCGACCTGGACGAAGGATTCGCCGAGTTCGCCCGGCTGCTGCGCCCCGGCGGCCGCTACGTCTGCGTCACCTGGTGCGCCAACGACGCCGTGTCAACCGGCAGCAAGGCCGTGGACTTCATCGACCGCCACTACGTCTGCCACATCCACCGCCGCAGCAGCTACTTCCGCGCGTTGGCCGCCAACAACCTGGTGCCCTCCACTGTCTGGGACCTCACCGAACAAGCCATCCCCTACTGGCAGCTGAGGTCACACTCCAACCACCGCACCGGCGTCGAACAGGCCTTCCTCGACGGCCACCAGTCCGGCGAACTCAACTACCTGGTCATCGTCGCCGACGCCGTCCGCTAG